In the genome of Lathyrus oleraceus cultivar Zhongwan6 chromosome 4, CAAS_Psat_ZW6_1.0, whole genome shotgun sequence, the window CATAACGAgggattcgctaggcgaaggaattgctcgcctagcgagcaggccagtttgggccattttctggattgggcctaTTGTGAGCTGTGCTTTCGTCCCTTGAAGACtagtgccttgcagaataagtcgaAGTATCTTGAAAAATGTTTTataatatcaacgggcaaattttggggtatgacaggtaGTCAACAGGTGCTTGGAGACATATCTTAGGTGTGTTACAGGGCTCAAACCTAAGCAATGACCTAAGTGGTTAGCATGGGCAGAATATTGGTATAACACCAACTACCATGCCTCACTGAAGACCACTCCATTTGAGGCCCTATATGGAAGAGCACCTCCAGTGTTAATTAGAGGAGACACCCCTGGGTCTGCAGTTGATGAAATCAGTAAATTGACAATGGAAAGAAACTTGATGATCAAGGAACTGCAGGAGCAGTTACTCAAAGCACAGGATATGATGAGAAATCAAGCAAACAAGCACAGGAGGGAGGTGGTTTATGAAGTAGGAGATAAGGTTTTCTTAAAAATCCAGCCTTACAAAATGAAGAGTTTAGCTAAAAGGCTGAACCAGAAGCTGAGCCCTAGATTTTATGGACCTTATGAAATAGTTAAAAGGGTGGGAGAGGTGGCTTATCAGCTTAAGCTGCCTGATGATACTAGAGTATATCCAGTATTCCATGTTTCCTTGCTAAAAAAAGCTATTAGTGCCTCTGCAGAACCCCAACCTCTTCCAGATTGTATGAATGAGGATTGGTATTTAGAACCCGTGCCTGAGAAAGGAATGGATTACAGGAGGAATGATCAAGGGGATTGGGAGGTCTTGGTGAAATGGAAAGACCTTCCGGAATTTGAGAATTCTTGGGAGTTGGCTGAAAGGTTAAAAGAGGAATTTCCAGTTTTCTTCCTTGAGGTCAAGGAAGTTTTTGAAGGGAGGGGAATTGGTAGATATGGGAGGCAATATGTAAGGAAACGtaagaaagagaaagagagagaataGGACAAATTCTGTTAGCAGTAGCACATGGGTTGAGACAGCTGGCAGCAGCTGTATGGTAATAGGACCTAGGAATAATTCCATAAATGACGGGGTCCCAATCATTGGTGAGGGAGGAAAATATTCCACTGGATCTGAACCCTAGGAGAGAAAAGGCCTCTCAAAGTGCCTCTATCATCTTTCTTCTTTTTACGGCATTCTGCATTTTTCCTTGTACTGATTTTGCTAGATCCCATTTGAACTCTAGCCTATTTCTTTAATCAAATCAGTAATTTTATCAGTTTTCTTGTATTGTTTCTGAATCTCTCTTTTAGATACTGAATTGATTCTATCAATGATTAACTATGATTGGTTGGTAGTACATAAGAACTCTCACTATTGAAATGCAAATCATTATTTATAATTACATATGTGAAGAGTACAGGACGAAACTAGCTTAATGTTGATTAAGAATTTAAGATTAGCTGGATGCAAAAATGCATCCGAAACCACGATCCTAAGTTATGATGCGTTTGGAATTCATGCATTGGAGGGTCGGTTGAAGGAGTTCTTTCTTGCAGTTGCCAAGACAGTCTTGTCAGCTACTATGAAATATGCTGCTCCAGCCACTAGAAACAAACAGAATATGAGAGTAAGTATCCAACCAACAATGATTGTGAGGAGAATAATAGCTCAATGTTTTGACAGTAAGGATGAGTAAAGTAACCTGTTGAAATTATAAGAGCTTGTGCAGTGTGATTGAGGTTGGCTCTTGCCCAAGGTAGCATCCTAACACTAGCCAGCTGCATATCAAAAACCTCTTAGAATATTTCAAAATGTAAACTAATAATGAGATCTGTGTGAAAAAGAATGAAAGAAAATAGAAAAGGTGGAAGGAGGGAGGAGTTACAGTTGGAATGGCAGTGGCGATAGTAGCAACAACAGCAGCCTTAGCTCCAGCCATCACACCTTCTGTTTACACAACAAATGGAgaaacaaaaacataaaaaacaaAGGAAACAAAAGATTATATTATAGATTGATAGTAACTAGTTGGTAAAGTATGCATTACGATGAGAACAGCGTTTGGCCATGGCCATCCTCTGATCTAGATAAGCCAAACTAGTTCTATCAATAGAAGAGTTAGCAGCAACATTTCTCTCTGCCATCTTCAAAGATTGAATTAAATTGAGTTGCACAAAAGCTGACAATGAAAGAAGTCTTTGTAAAGAGGTGAATATATAATTGGTGTCGTTTTGAATGAAGAGTGTATGAAGTTGGTTGCATATTTATAGTGAGTTGGTGAAAGAGTAGGTTGATTAACAAAAGTATTTTGATTTTGAAGCCAAGAAAGAGAAAGGAGTGGCACTATGGCTGGTGGAGTTTGATGGTTTCAGATGAAATCCACAGTCTGAGACAGTTGTTTTCACTTTGGTTTCTGTTATGATCAGTTGATTCTTTTGTTGTTTTCTTAATATAGTAAAATACTCTAACTTTTTTTAATGCACATGTTGTTTTTCCTGTGATCCTGTATCttattgtttatttatttgaTGCACTTTGGTAAGATAAAGAAAAGGTCCTTTAGAAATTTAGATACGGCAATGTGTATAGAAGAAGGGAGTGGTTTAGTGTAAAAGATGGCTAAAAACCATGGGTTTTTGGTTACCAACAACGCATTAGGTATCCCAAACAAAGAGAAAGGGAGCGTGAAGCGTGTGA includes:
- the LOC127073588 gene encoding early nodulin-93 translates to MAERNVAANSSIDRTSLAYLDQRMAMAKRCSHQGVMAGAKAAVVATIATAIPTLASVRMLPWARANLNHTAQALIISTVAGAAYFIVADKTVLATARKNSFNRPSNA